The stretch of DNA NNNNNNNNNNNNNNNNNNNNNNNNNNNNNNNNNNNNNNNNNNNNNNNNNNNNNNNNNNNNNNNNNNNNNNNNNNNNNNNNNNNNNNNNNNNNNNNNNNNNNNNNNNNNNNNNNNNNNNNNNNNNNNNNNNNNNNNNNNNNNNNNNNNNNNNNNNNNNNNNNNNNNNNNNNNNNNNNNNNNNNNNNNNNNNNNNNNNNNNNNNNNNNNNNNNNNNNNNNNNNNNNNNNNNNNNNNNNNNNNNNNNNNNNNNNNNNNNNatatatatatatatatatatatatatatatatatatattggttatttagacatttagaTTGAGTTTGTGATGTTGTACAATAACTAAACTAtaaacttttaatgaaaatcataaaattttgtttttaaaatatatttttatatgtttactgTAATTGTgaaaacaatactatagttttatttttatttgatgttttttatatagatagaactataaatatatttaatgtcatatatttttattttattattaacttAATGAAATAGCTATAAAACTAATCTTAATTAATCTTCGTTTAATCTCTAATTCTTTCGCTAGGAGCTAGGTCCACCCCAACTGTCTGACTAGCGCATaccaatttttttaccaaaacatCCACCCCCAGTAGATAAATATCCCAAAAAAGCAAATGACCAAACTATCCAACGCTCtccatgtataaatatataacacaCAACCTAGTTCTtcttatcaacaaacaacaaccaaaagatGGCTTTCACAGAAATTTCCTTGGTCCTTTTCCTTTGCCTCTTAGGTCCTTGTAGGGGTGCTGGTACCCCAACCCCAAGCGGTGACGGATGGGTCCGTAACACTGTGACACAAGAGTTCTTTAACAACATTATCAACCAAGCGGGCAATGGCTGCACAGGGAAAAAGTTCTACACCCGCAACTCTTTCATTGCTGCTGCTGATAGTTTCCCCGACTTTACTACTTCTGTTACAAAACGTGAAATTGCTGCCATGTTTGCTCATTTCACTCACGAGACCGGacgtaatattttttttcttttctttttatctaatttaattatatatatatatatacaaactaattaatatttttgtttgtacatCTACTCTATTCATGACCGActctttcatttcttttatatatattatatatacaaactaactaatatttttgtttgtacatCTACTCTATTCATGACCGACtctaaattttagttaaatcaaccTAAGGGTTGGGTGCTTGTGCTTCTAAACGTTTGCAACTTTGCATAATTTGAATTTAGGCAAGGGtgattacaatattataattacacGTTAAGTATTTGAAACAGTCTTGGTTTAAGACATATAACATTAAATTAACCTGTGTTAAAAATGAACATCTGACTTCATCCCAATTAGTTGAGCTGATTATAAATcacttttttatcttcttcttttaacgtGCAACTCTATTTTGTATAGACTTCTGCTACATAAAAAGAAGATACCGACAGTCACGGCCTTACTGCAACCATCCTGCAGAACAAATAGATTGTATAACGCCGCCGCCGGGAAAAGGCTACTGCAAACATCCAGAAAATTATCCAGACTGTGCATCGCCGCCGGCGGGAAAAGGCTACTTCGGTGGTGGTCAGAGTCTTAGGTCCGCATACAGAAGATTCCCACCGAGAAGGCCCTACTGCAACCATCCCGCAGAGCAAAGAGACTGTATACCGCCGCCGGAGGGCAAAGGCTACTTCCGTCTTGGTCAGAGTTTCAGTCTTCACTTTCTACGCCAGTCTGAGCTTGTGGCTAGCAACCCAACTGTAACTTTCCAGACGGGTTTGCGGCTTTGGATCAAGAACGTAAGGCCGGTGCTGAACCAAGGGTTTGGAGCCACCATAAGAGCCATCAGTGGAATGGAATGTAACGGTGGGAATTCACGTGCGGTCGACGCAAGGATTGGCTACTACAGAGCCTATTGTGGAAAGCTTGGTGTGGATCCTGGTCCTAACCTTAGTTGCTAAAAAGTACTTCAAAACGCAAACACACATACACGTGACGTGGTACGTGATAACGCTGATTGCGaagtgtgatatatatatatatatatatatatatataatagtaatgTTAAATTGCATAAGAAGAGAATTGGTCTTCCTTATGTCTACGGATGGACCATCTTTTCCATTTCCTATTTTCCCATGTTTGTATGAGCTACGTCTCCACTCTTTGCTTCTTGTTGTAATaagtgtatttattttaaaccaatgaaaaaatCTAGCTATGATACAAAATTAAAcgaaaatactaaaaaatttCGAGATCAATGCTGCAAGATTCAT from Camelina sativa cultivar DH55 chromosome 9, Cs, whole genome shotgun sequence encodes:
- the LOC104711220 gene encoding endochitinase At2g43590-like, whose translation is MAFTEISLVLFLCLLGPCRGAGTPTPSGDGWVRNTVTQEFFNNIINQAGNGCTGKKFYTRNSFIAAADSFPDFTTSVTKREIAAMFAHFTHETGHFCYIKRRYRQSRPYCNHPAEQIDCITPPPGKGYCKHPENYPDCASPPAGKGYFGGGQSLRSAYRRFPPRRPYCNHPAEQRDCIPPPEGKGYFRLGQSFSLHFLRQSELVASNPTVTFQTGLRLWIKNVRPVLNQGFGATIRAISGMECNGGNSRAVDARIGYYRAYCGKLGVDPGPNLSC